ctattTAAATTAGTGACTTAATTTAACATAAAGTTACTTATAATcattttttactataataataaaatgggTTGTTACAACCCATACAcgagaacaatttttttttccaattgtATTTTTAACCCTTGCTAATGCATTTGTTGCTTGCATGTAATTTCAGGACAGCCAAAACGGCACCTTCTTACTACAGGCTGGAGTATATTTGTTAGTGCCAAGAGACTTGTCGCTGGAGATTCCGTGCTTTTCATATGGTGcttgtttccttttcttttttggttgttTTCCATCCCCTTGAAAACTAGACATTAATTCTTTTATGTTCATACCATGTATGTTTGCTTATAGGAATGAGAAGAATCAGCTCCTTTTGGGAATACGTCGAGCCAATCGACCGCAAACTGTGATGCCATCATCAGTTCTGTCCAGTGATAGTATGCACATTGGACTTCTTGCGGCTGCTGCCCATGCTGCAGCAACTAATAGCTGTTTTACTGTCTTCTATAATCCAAGGTTGTAAATGTTGTCTGAGCTTTCATTTGTGAATTCTTAATAATAAATTAGAAAATGCTTCTTCTGATAGTTACATCATGTGCAGGGCTAGTCCATCCGAGTTTGTCATACCACTTTCAAAATATATCAAAGCTGTGTACCATACACGTATCTCTGTTGGTATGCGCTTCAGGATGCTTTTCGAGACCGAAGAGTCAAGTGTCCGCAGGTACATGTAGACATCAGTTACTATCTGTCCTTGctacttatttttctttaagcAACTGATGTATTGTCAAATAGCAAATATAGCGGCATTATATCATAGTGGAATTTTACTATGCTATAGCACTATAGCATAGTAGAATTTAACAAACCGCTATTAGTATTTTCTATGATCCACAATTGTCATGTGAGACGGAAAGCTTGGCTTCAATATTAGGGCGCCGGAAACCTTCACGAAAAGTACTACCATCTGGTAGTACCACACCATACTATTTTGCATTTACTTATCCATGTCTCGCTTTTGTTTTGTAGATACATGGGTACAATAACTGGCATAAGTGATCTGGATGCTGTTCGATGGCCGAATTCTCATTGGCGCTCTGTCAAGGTAAGTAAAGATCACAATGTAAAGTGTTTGAAAGATCAGATAGCACAGCAGCACATATGATAACTATTGTGCCTAAGGAGGAGCGCGGTCTTCCTAGATATCTTGCTGTCCTTAATAAATTACTTGTGATGTTGTAGCGCTTATCTAATTTTGAATATTCAAATTGTATAGCAAAGTGGTTCCCCCTAACCTACACCCCTTATTCCCAACCAAATGACCAATTGCATCAAATCCTTCGTTATGTGGATGTAACCTCTATAGGTGGCTTCTTATTGTCCTTGAAAGCATTAACCTAATCATTAAAACTCTACCATTAAATGTACACCTATGCTTTCAATCAATGTAATTTTCACAATTTTTGTATTTCTACCTTCAGGTCCTAATTAGTTTTGAAATTCTAGAATCCTTGTCTGCCtagtaaaaatatttaagatattatattatatttatgttaGAAAATAAGTTAGATGTATCACACACACCTTTATGATTGTCCCTAAAGATTGAACTACAGCAGCAACATTTTAATACTCAGTTCAATTTTACTAGACGTTTTAAAGGATTATTCTAACTTGGTCGTTTTATCTGCTGTGAATAGGTTGGTTGGGATGAATCAACAGCAGGAGAGAGACAGCCACGGGTATCGTTATGGGAAATTGAGCCTTTAACAACATTCCCAATGTATCCATCATTGTTCCCCCTCAGATTGAAACGCCCGTGGCATCCTGGCACCTCATCTTTACTTGGTACATTTTTCCATGTCATTCTATCTGTGCAACTTGGTTTACAATTTACAAATTTTgatctgtaatttttttttactattactTATGACGAGGTATGACATGTTATGTAGTTGAAAGCAATTGATAGTTGAAGTTAGTGAGACACTGCATAGTGcttagtatttttataaaataaggtgacatttttgtaattattcataaaaataggaaacagaaacaaaaattatattttcaaacCAAACTAGTCGTAAGATTTGGCAGCTTCCATATTTCATCCATTCATGTCCAGAACACGGGGACGGGATTTTCTATTGTTGATCCGCATTTTAGGGTGACAGTGTCTCGTCTTTCTAACTTCTCAAAAAATGAGTTTGGTTATTTTGAGGATCTTCTTGTGTATGCTTTACTTACCCGGGATGTTGTCACAGATGGAAGAGATGAAGCAAATGGTCTAATGTGGATGAGAGGTGGACCTGCAGACCAAGGTCTCAATTCCCTAAATTTTCAAGGCGCTTCTGGTTTATTACCCTGGATGCAGCAGAGACTCGATCCAACTTTACTCGGAAGTGATCAGAGTCAACAATACCAAGCAATGTTGGCAGCTGGATTGCAGAACATGGGTAGTGGTGGATATCTCATGAGGCCACAAATGATGAATTTTCAACAGCAGCCTATCAATTACCTTCAATCAGGAAACAATAACTCGTCTTTGCAACTTCAGCAGCCTCAAATAATTCAACAAACAGTTAATATGATGCCGCAGCCACAAGCCCAAGTACTTACAGAAAACCTGTCTCAGCTACTTCAGAAACCAAATAACAATCAAGAAGTGCAAGCTCAACAGCAGCAACATAGTTATCAAGATACACTTCTAATTCAAAATGATCAGCTCCATCAGAGACAACAATCGAACTTGCCGTCACCATCGTATTCAAAACCAGATTTCCTTGAGCGAAACATAAAGTTCTCTGCTTCAGTTCCGTCCGGACAAAACATGCTTGGTTCGCTTTGCCCTGAAGGAACTGGTAATCTCTTGAATCTATCAACTCTATCCAGAAGTGGTCAGTCGTTGATGACTGAACAGTTACCCCAACAATCATGGACTCCGAAGTATGGAAACATGCAAGTCAATGTGTTTGGCAGCTCAATGTCGCATGCACAATATTCTGGAAAAGAATCCGGGATGGTGTCCTCACATTGTGATTCAGATGCCCAAAACCATACTCTCTCGGGTGTCAATATCGATTCATCTGGCCTTCTGCTCCCCACCACTGTCCCAGGTTACACTACTTCATCGGCTGACACTAGTGCATCAACTATGCAACTAGGGGAGTCAGGATTTCAGGGTTCTCTATATGCCTGCATTCAAGATTCATCGTCATTTTTGCAAAATGCAGAGCAAAACGACCCACAAAACCAGAACCCAACATTTGTGAAGGTATGATTTTCAAGTAATCCGCAAAACTTTTGTCTGTCCTTCAATTGAATTTAACGGTGTAATTTTGTCTCGTCGCAGGTTTACAAATCGGGATCGGTTGGGCGTTCACTTGACATCTCTCGGTTCAACAGCTATCGTGAGCTGCGAGAGGAGTTGGGTCAGATGTTTGGAATTGAGGGAAAATTAGAAGACCCTCTTAGATCAGGCTGGCAGCTTGTGTTCGTCGACCGGGAGAATGATGTTCTTCTCCTTGGCGACGATCCGTGGGAGTAAGTACCAGTTTCAATTACACCAAGACTCATGCTAAATTCGCGATTAAAAAATACTTAtcctttgatatattttttaaaaattatataacatGAGTTCATTGTTCATTCTCTGTAGATCATTTGTGAATAACGTTTGGTATATCAAAATACTTTCACCGGAAGATATTCAGAAGATGGGAGAACAAGCGGTAGAAACGCTTGCGCTAGGTTCAGTACAAAGGCTTAACGGCAGTGGTGAATCTCACCACATTGTTTCTGGACAACCACCATCAATTGGCTCACTTGAATACTGAGAACACGATGATTCCAAAATGTGTGTAACCTTCAGGTTCCATGCAGTTAAGACAACTTTATGCGTATTATTATTTTCGATGGAATGTACTGTTAATCTATTCCACTATTCCACATGTCATCTTTATTATTTATGTCAGGACTTGAGAAGAAAATATACATTTATGATAAGAAAATTAGGACAAGCTTTTGTGAACCTGAACTTGGCACATTGAAAGCTAGAATTAATGCTGCTACTGTTATTTAAGCATTTGATTAACTTATTGCTTGTACTTATGTACTCTATAGATAGGCAACTAGAGAAGACTGTTTAAGCTTTAGTTGTCTTTAATATTCTACTATATGAGCAGTATATGACTCTTCTGTCATTAAAATTACAACTATTCTTATCTCTATCCCCAACATATATGTCCACTTTGAGTAGTATTATGGATCTGCTGCTGTAGTAGATATTCAAACACAGCCGTTGGTTTTTAAGATCATACTGTTCAGATTACGTAGCAATTGTAACACAGTTAAACGATCTCAACTGTTGATCTAAATTGGACGGTTGAAAGCAGTAACTGCCTGTGTGACGCAGTTACTGCGTCAAATCCAATTCCGAGTACCATGCTTGCAGTTAACTAACTATTTGAGTGTTTTATTTATGAATGTTTTAATTACATTTTTGAAACTGTTTTTCTCCGTTTTATTGTCAGCAGAATGTATTATTCTTGTGTAAGTAATTGATATATTCTTGTGAGCAAATGAATAAACGATATTTACTAAAAACGGAAAGGGGAAACAGTTTCAAATGAATAACTAATAGTTACACAAGAATATATTGAATACGTTTACCATCTAACTTATCtgataaaaaaacttaattgtacaaatgaaaaattacaaCTATTCTTGGTTCATATATATCATCCTCATAGATATGACATCTATTAGTTGTTTGTGTCTAAGGGTGGTACGTCATTTTCATTTGagcgtccaataatatattaaaagtcGATTCTCACATGTGCTCTTACTAAATTTATACTTGATCTATACTCTAGTAAAAATGTGAAATAAATTCTATTTGTAAGACTAAAAATAACATGACCATTTGGATAGCATGTGTAGTCAAGATAGATATAGCAGTCCGATTAAGATCAGACGGTCTAAATTTAAAATAGTCATGCAGTTCGATCAAATCTTCTTTTAATTTGGTATGTTTGATCATGATTGGACGGTCATATCTGTTCTGATTGCATGAGTGCATGCAAACCGAATCCTTAAAATGATTACAAGATACCAAAAGAATTCTTCAGATATTTTTGGTGTCtatagatgaaatgacaaacACCAATATCAGTTATAGTCACATAATTGTGAGTTGATTTGAATCCGAATAAAGATGTTCAAtctaacaatattaatattgacAGTTGAACTAGTACAAacacttttttcttttggtttgtagataaaataataaatattactgaaatttaaatataactgcaagattttagatttaaatcTGAGTAAAAGCTTTCGATTTAATAATACCAACATTGTCGATTGAACTGGAACATAGAAACACAATTTTTAAggttttattcgatatttaaatAGAAATTCGTACATTTTACATACACCAGAACAGTAAATTGAGTTTGGATTTTTCTCCTTTTGATTTGTCATGAGATGAATACTCCATATATCCTTTTCATAATATatggttttgatattttaataaacACAGGTCTTTGAGAAAATTTGAGACCCATATtagtctttaaaaaaaaattatttactcaTCAAGCAATTGTTTTGCATTAGGTCTTGTTCTGCATTATTTAGACAAATACTTTTATGTTGACTCCAAGTCTCCAGTTGATGACTTGTGTTTGTGAACCTCATATTGGTCCTTTTCGCTTGTGAATGAGAACAGAGGATTCAAGTCCATATCTGAGTGTTGTCTTATTgctctcttcttttcttttctttttttgaaaactcgaTATCCGatcttaggaccgactaattcgaTGGACCAATCTCACCGCCTACTTGCGAGATCCCATTTAAATCCAGATTTTTTTTACTCTGTATGGACTAGCCCAAGTGAACACCACCGGGTGGGTTGTATTCCTTTGCAGTTTGGCTAATACCTTTTTATCGGATATCATGCTCCTCACCAAATTAAACACCTCAACCAacattgttaaaaataaattcctcTCTATACTTGACAATCTAGTCCCCAATTTCACATATGCTGGAAATGGTATCCAATTTAGGATATGATTGTCATAAGCTTTCACCAATGTTGGAATTTTTCAATGGTAGGGACTAAATTgtccatttttaattatttgacgGTACCTAATTGTTCCCTTGTAAATGATATGACACATCGAATAGTCATTTGATGGGTCAGTGTATATgttagcataaaaaaaaattatgatttttcatatatataaagACTAAGTTGTTCCAATTTATTACTGTGAGGACTATAAAAGGCTTTTACTTTTTAGGAACTAAATTTAGTCTCAAATTTTGAGTGACTAAAATACAATTAACAACACATAACCTCCCCACATCACTCATATACATAGGACTGAAATCTAAGAGGATTTTGAATATTGGAAATTTCCCTTTAATGAAATTTACTCATACCAGAATCGGATTTGATTCACCACTGTAGTAAACTCATAATTTGATGCAGTAGTGAATCTTGATCGTCCATCTGCAATCCAACAATTCTAAATACACAATccaaattttgataatttcatAGTATGAAATCTCgaccatttattttttattggacagTCCAAATCAGTTACTTCGTAGTTATTGCATTGACACAGTAACAGTTAAATTCAATCCCCTCAAAATCCCACACTTTAAAAACACTTATCATCCCTTTATTCTATTACTGACTAGTCCTGCTACCTTAAGAATACACAGGTAAGTTGGAATGGAGTACCAACGCATATGGtatcaacaatatttttcttttttatcatcTTTATTGTGCTTATGACTGAAAAAATAACCTTTCCAAACAACTGTCCAGTATGGCACTGTTTGCCAAACAGTGTTTGGTTTAGGGCATCCActattcttttgaaacatgGTGGAATGGTGGTGAAAGCAAGCAGGCCCTGCTTGGGAGATACTAATATGAAGGCTTCAATTGAAAGCATTACCATAAATATGATACAACAAATCCATAGGACAATATATTAGTATTAAGCTACTACTTCCTGTATCTTGTTAAACGACCACAACGCCGCACAAGCATAGAGCGTATAGGAACAATTTACCATAATATACAGTTCAATTAAGGTTTATACTAAGCTAAACGAGACGGGGAGATTCGGGTTCCTCACGATACAATTGTGTTCACAATAATTAATTGTTCCTCACCAGTCACTgcttaaactaataaaattcattttcttgCTGTTAATTCAAAACCTGGTGAAAAACCCAGAGATAGTATATGTACAAAGGCCTCTCAAAAGCTTAAGGCTTTAGCAACTTCCCACTTCATTGAAGAGGATATTAGAAGATTCACATAACTAGAATAGACTGTGTCCTATCACAGAAAATTAACTTTCAAGTTCAATTTCAACAGGCAATGGTCATCATTTGCTTATAATGCCGGAACTTCCCTGatttttacaatattaataatagaaAATTGCACAACCGATTGGGAAGACAGTAAAGGGGACTTAAATTATGCGGAAGAAAAGCTAAGGGGTCAATAAAAACTGAGCAGGAAAAATAACTTCACATTTTGTCTGTAACAAAATTATATCAGAGAACCTTAAAAAgcaacaatcaaaatcaaaccatTTTAGCCAATAATTACAGGTGTTAATAGTATGGAAAGTTTCCCCCCTTAACTGATCCTTAAATTCGGAGTCAAATGTTTAAACTAAAACTCAACACTAGACCTAAAAATATCCAAAAATGAATAGACGTGACAAAGACTAGGTTGGAAAAATTGACAGCAAATTGACCCAAGATGTAAACTAATATGTTGTAAACATTAGTGTTTCTATTTACACAAAAGTATCTTGTGACTTCAATGTAGCTTTTTGGGTGTAGAATATGGTTCCAAATGAATAAAAAGATAGATTAATTCAAAAACAGAAAGTTACATATATGTAAAAGCACTTTGGATCCTTCTCCAGTATGTAACATGATGGTTGAGTTCAAAACAGCAGATTGAGGAAGAGGCAAAATCcctaaataaaaaagaaatgaaactgGCAATTATCCGACACATTATCCCAGATGATGGCTGTATGTGTTACAGACAGAACAGGTAACCCACACATTATCCCAAATCTTTCACTAACCTGATAACTGAATCATAACATAAAACCATACTTCAAGCCTATTTTTATTGTTAAACAAGGTCAAATCGAAATAGTTTGAACTGGGTTATGTAAATTGGTTCGGTGGGTTTATGAAAACCCTCCACACATcataataagtaaacaaaaccaGACTTCATATAATTTGCTTTAGATCCACCATTTGTTTAATAAGCTAATCATTGGAACCTAAATCTGCATATAATATAATGCAGTACTAGAAAAGCAAATTTTCCAGATAAAATGATGCTATAACAAAATACTCCATAATGTACCATACATATATGATGATTACTACTTCCATTTGTATCAAGATTCAAGATTCCTTAACATATTTCACACATGATTCAAGGCTTCCACATTGAAAAATCAACACAGAAAACCAATATCATAAATACTAGAGTTTtccaattaataataatagtaataataataatcctaAAATATTGCAAATACATAATCAAGTTCAAAAGTAAACATGTAATCATAAAGAAACAATTACTCATACAAGGCAATAGTTTGCACCTTTCGGTGTTTCTTTTACATTCAAATTCCACTATGATTATTAACAATACACATAAACCACACGGTTATACTTATACTATGAATTActaacaatttcattttttaaattttcataccCTAATCCTTCGCCGGTGGTGCGGGAGCAGTAGCAGCAGCCACCTCAGCCGCCGGAATCTTGACATATCCCATTTTCTTAGGGCTTTCAATCTCATCATCAGAGAATTCACCATAAGCGGCAGCACGGAGTTCATGGCGAGTGGTGAAGACGGACCAGACCAAGTACATGGTAGCGGCGGTAAGAGCACCACAACCAACGCCGAAAAGTAAAGCTAGAGCAACGCTGAGGATATCCTTGGTACGATCGCGAAGGGAAGAGAAATCGTAAGCGTCGGTGGAAAACCCTAAGGGGCCGCGTGGATGCGACGCGCCTTGAGATTGAGTTTCTAATTGTAGGTTAGAGTGTTGGAACGGACGATCGATGACGAATTCGTAGGGTTTGTCGTTGATGAAGAGAGGAGAAATGGATCGGATCTCGGTGATGGTGGCGTAGGTGTTGGAAGAAGGGTTACGGATGGAGTAGGAGGAGATGATGAAGGTGCGGCAAGGACGAGCGGTTACGGTGGTGGTGGAGAGAGCGATGAGGAGAATGACGGCGGCGATTGGGAGACGGAGGAGGAGAGAAGCCATGGCGGAGAGATTGAAATTGGAAGAGGTTttcgttttttgtttgtttaatttttgttgttaaagaaaaagagagaaagaaaagggAAAAAGATAAGAAAATTAACGGAAGAAGACAAAAGCTGACGTGGATCCCCAAAGATCTAGTCCACGTCAATAGCACGAATCATAAACCTTGCTCttcaaaaggaaaaagaaaattagtcttctatttttaatttgatggaGTAATCTTTTTTTCGACTAGGCAATCTTGatttctaattttaatttattttttatttgacaattcaaattttttttttatgtattaacCATCCAACTATGATTCTTTCAACAAATTTGTTTTAGATAAATTCATCAATTACTCGtgcttaatatttatttttattttttttacaatttaatttGCTAATGTGAGAACAATATCTTATGATATggattttatatttgataaatttagATTTAATGAGAATTGAGGATTTTAATTTTGGGGTTTAGATTGAAGGAAACAAATCATATAATAGACAACTTGTAGATATTTggtggataaaaaattattttgacattttataCGACTTGTGCAGATGACAAAAAAATGTCGTTTGGTTTAGTGAGACAAGAGAAGAAGTAATAACGAGTCAATGTTTCAGGATCACAAGAGAATGATACATTATACTTCCACCCAAATCTTAATGGTTTGTTTGGTTTAAGAGAAACAAGAAGTAAAGAAAGAGGAAGGAGAGAAAGTTTGAAGAATATTCTATTTAACTTCAAGTCATTATGCTCATATTCGAACATAACGACTTGAGGGACTCCTGTTTTGGACTGGGCCTTGAGCCCAATAGCAGAGGAAAGTCCATAGATCAAAGAGCGTAAGCCCAAGTGACGAGCGGCCCACGAGTCTGATCCCTATGCACCAACGGTCTCAATGTCCGACGCATTGTAAATGTCGttcaccggaatgatgagcattaattGCTCATCATGGTTTTCCAGCCGTTTttcggcagccacttgatgaccATTAATGTCATCAAAGGCCTTGGCCCAGcactgggggctatatatacatAGCTTATTACCATTCACAAGGTACATACAATTTCATCAGAGAAAACCTTACTTCACACttaactgacttgagcgtcggggTGCCTGCAgatacacaacccccctccgttTCACCGAGGGCATCAACGAAACATACGCTGGCGCGATCGTCTCTTCTGATCAGGTAAGATCTCATAtcaaaataaacacataaataatattttaaaagaaaataatcgcGTGCATGGAACAGGCTAATATACTACATCGCTtcgttcctttttatttttcatttaggaaaaaaaaaattaagaaagtatatttttttactttatctTCCAatcaatttaatatattattagcgGACCAGGCAGACGCGTTCAGTGtttgcctgtgtctaacttatgtaaaaaaaacgatatgtcttatgttatggtcagtttgttaataaatgatttttgttgctactaaaaaaaatcaagggtattggtattatgaaaagtccacaccaaaactcacgtattctatatttttatatatagtaagaatagatatagatatagaatagatgtgcaaaaaaaattaaaaaaaaaaatagtttttcaaatatatatattcaacaaCTAATtctaaatatttgaaatttacatgagggtataatgaacaaaatataaccttaaattatcaaaacaactagtaatttgaaacaatttttttccttctaaaacgacaagtaaaaaggaacggagggagtaatattatttatgcgtatttattttattctttttgtattatatttttatgtgtacgtattattttattctttttgtattatataacttttttaatgattttttttcttcctatttttatgcatacattcatatataattttgttttgtaaacttttttgtTATGCATACAtagatttttctattttttattttgttcctatttttatgcatattaatagagtaaaattacaataaagaTACAAAAATAAGTctcgtttggattagcttatttttgagcttatgcaatataaattagattttatgctatttatttttttttttgtagaaattatgttatttattttattagtgaaaattatattttttgatcACACATGCTTTGCAAAAAAGATAAGATAAAAATCACCGAGATTATAGATGGtttgttatatattatatatatagatgaacAACTCTcttatttcatattattaaaaaaatagatagatAATCAATCGATTCTATCTACTAATTAAAGGTTTGGGTTGTTGATTGTTTACTTAGTGTGATCTCGAAGAACATGGCTGGTGCTATGGCATCAAGCAGCAGAAAAAGAATGGCAGTATCAGGTTTGCCTAGCGATTGCTGGGAATTGGTGATATCTAAACTCTTGAACGAGATCGATATCGATAACGTGGAGGAGCGTAAACATTACTTAGAGACTCTATCCCTTGTATCCAAACAACTACTCTCCATCACAAACACTTTTGTGTATTCCTTCAAATTAATCAATCCATCATCATCTTTACCCATCTCTCGCATCTTCAACCGCTTCCCAAATCTTACTTCCCTCGACCTCTCCACTTACCGTGGCCGTGCTGACCTCAACGCACTTATCTCCCGAATCCCCCCTCCTTCTTTTTCCCGCCTCACATCCCTCAACCTCTCCAACAACCCCATTATCCCTACATTAGGGTTACGATCTATTATtctcaaaaacaacaacaacactagTACTAGTAGCTTGACCTCTCTCATTTGTTCCAATATTGCTTCTCTCAAATTTACTGATATAACCTTCATCGCGGATTCCTTTCCGTTTCTCCAACATTTGGACATCAGTTTCCCCGGAGGAAGGGAAGGAATATCCGACGATGACCACCACCCTGAGCCTGAGGACAAGGATTATAACAATGCTCTAAATCTTCTCGTTCAAAAGCTTTCCCAACTCCGCAGTATTCATCTCTCTGCTAATTTTTACGTTAAGGATTCATGGTTTCTTCAACTCTGTATCAACTGTCAGTTTCTGCAAGAGGTGGTTATCTCCCAATGCCCTTTCATAACACATGATAACCCATACTTCATTCATTCACTCACTAGTTTGAAGCGTTTAACTTGTATTGATTTGTCCTTTTCTTGCATCACTAATTTATTGCTTAAGTCTATAGCACGTGCACGCCTTCCTTTGACCAAACTTGTCCTCCAAGGTTGCTATAATTATAACTATTACGGCATCCATTGTCTCTTGTCCAAGTGTCCATCTCTGCAGCATCTTGATCTTCAAGGTGCtaactttttgaataataaGCTTTTCAATAAGCTGTGTCTATTTCTTGCTGGTTTGGTATCTATTAACGTCAGTAGCTGTCAGGGGCTCGGCAATTCATCCTTCTTTGCACTCCTTAGCAACTGTCCTTTGCTCACAGAGATCAGAATGGAGTCAACAAATATTGGAATTGGTCCACCACCGT
This portion of the Trifolium pratense cultivar HEN17-A07 linkage group LG3, ARS_RC_1.1, whole genome shotgun sequence genome encodes:
- the LOC123915074 gene encoding F-box/LRR-repeat protein 2-like — protein: MAGAMASSSRKRMAVSGLPSDCWELVISKLLNEIDIDNVEERKHYLETLSLVSKQLLSITNTFVYSFKLINPSSSLPISRIFNRFPNLTSLDLSTYRGRADLNALISRIPPPSFSRLTSLNLSNNPIIPTLGLRSIILKNNNNTSTSSLTSLICSNIASLKFTDITFIADSFPFLQHLDISFPGGREGISDDDHHPEPEDKDYNNALNLLVQKLSQLRSIHLSANFYVKDSWFLQLCINCQFLQEVVISQCPFITHDNPYFIHSLTSLKRLTCIDLSFSCITNLLLKSIARARLPLTKLVLQGCYNYNYYGIHCLLSKCPSLQHLDLQGANFLNNKLFNKLCLFLAGLVSINVSSCQGLGNSSFFALLSNCPLLTEIRMESTNIGIGPPPSVVDLAVYPQLKSLHLACNTHLQDEQVNTFGFMFPSMQLIDLSFCKRISDQCIATLLKRCRKIRHLKLACFPQVKVFSINFEVCGLEVLNLSHSRIDDKELYEISKICPRLLQLDLEHCYDVTEKGVRLAVENCTRLKEINLQYCHKVSTDIVSWMIFSRPSLRKITAPPHFRLRDCDRKLLSERCLIL
- the LOC123913862 gene encoding auxin response factor 8-like, with protein sequence MKLSTSGLGQQGQHEGGGGEKKCLNSELWHACAGPLVSLPTAGTRVVYFPQGHSEQVSATTNREIDGHIPNYPSLPPQLVCQLHNVTMHADVETDEVYAQMTLQPLTPEEQKDTFLPMELGIPSKQPSNYFCKTLTASDTSTHGGFSVPRRAAEKVFPPLDFSQQPPAQELIARDLHDVEWKFRHIFRGQPKRHLLTTGWSIFVSAKRLVAGDSVLFIWNEKNQLLLGIRRANRPQTVMPSSVLSSDSMHIGLLAAAAHAAATNSCFTVFYNPRASPSEFVIPLSKYIKAVYHTRISVGMRFRMLFETEESSVRRYMGTITGISDLDAVRWPNSHWRSVKVGWDESTAGERQPRVSLWEIEPLTTFPMYPSLFPLRLKRPWHPGTSSLLDGRDEANGLMWMRGGPADQGLNSLNFQGASGLLPWMQQRLDPTLLGSDQSQQYQAMLAAGLQNMGSGGYLMRPQMMNFQQQPINYLQSGNNNSSLQLQQPQIIQQTVNMMPQPQAQVLTENLSQLLQKPNNNQEVQAQQQQHSYQDTLLIQNDQLHQRQQSNLPSPSYSKPDFLERNIKFSASVPSGQNMLGSLCPEGTGNLLNLSTLSRSGQSLMTEQLPQQSWTPKYGNMQVNVFGSSMSHAQYSGKESGMVSSHCDSDAQNHTLSGVNIDSSGLLLPTTVPGYTTSSADTSASTMQLGESGFQGSLYACIQDSSSFLQNAEQNDPQNQNPTFVKVYKSGSVGRSLDISRFNSYRELREELGQMFGIEGKLEDPLRSGWQLVFVDRENDVLLLGDDPWESFVNNVWYIKILSPEDIQKMGEQAVETLALGSVQRLNGSGESHHIVSGQPPSIGSLEY
- the LOC123916934 gene encoding uncharacterized protein LOC123916934 codes for the protein MASLLLRLPIAAVILLIALSTTTVTARPCRTFIISSYSIRNPSSNTYATITEIRSISPLFINDKPYEFVIDRPFQHSNLQLETQSQGASHPRGPLGFSTDAYDFSSLRDRTKDILSVALALLFGVGCGALTAATMYLVWSVFTTRHELRAAAYGEFSDDEIESPKKMGYVKIPAAEVAAATAPAPPAKD